One segment of Syngnathus scovelli strain Florida chromosome 6, RoL_Ssco_1.2, whole genome shotgun sequence DNA contains the following:
- the LOC137840398 gene encoding cAMP-regulated phosphoprotein 19-A-like — protein MSTMSDEAEGTKALEEQEMDDTVVSPEKAEAKLKAMYGSLGAKPGGSDFLRKRLQKGPKYFDSGDYNMAQDKIKKKQLASALTEESEITGGHIPTPQDLPQRKTTIVTSKLAS, from the exons ATGAGCACAATGTCCGACGAGGCCGAAGGAACGAAAGCATTGGAAGAACAg GAAATGGATGATACAGTTGTTAGTCCAGAGAAAGCAGAGGCCAAATTGAAAGCCATGTACGGCAGTCTTGGAGCCAAACCCGGAGGATCGGATTTCCTGAGAAAAAGACTTCAGAAAGGG CCCAAGTATTTTGATTCTGGAGACTACAACATGGCCCAggacaaaataaagaaaaagcaGTTGGCTTCAGCCCTGACGGAGGAGTCCGAGATCACCGGCGGTCACATCCCAACGCCTCAGGACCTGCCTCAGAGGAAGACCACCATTGTGACAAGCAAACTGGCTAGCTGA
- the rsl24d1 gene encoding probable ribosome biogenesis protein RLP24: MRIEKCYFCSGPVYPGHGVMFVRNDCKTFRFCKSKCHRNFKKKRNPRKTRWTKAFRKATGKELTVDNCLEFEKRRNTPVKYNREIWDKTVEAIKKVEEIKRKRQARYIMNRLKKGKELEKEEVIKEVKKNIHLIKAPHAGKPKQMEEKMMQKLQEDVEMGEEDI, translated from the exons ATGCGCATCGAAAAGTGTTATTTCTGCTCGGGTCCGGTGTACCCAGGACATGGAGTTATGTTTGTGCGGAATGACTGCAAG ACCTTCAGATTCTGCAAATCAAAATGCCACAGGAATTTCAAGAAGAAGCGTAACCCCAGAAAGACCAGATGGACCAAAGCATTCCGTAAGGCAACTGGAAAGGAATTGACAGTG gaTAACTGTTTGGAGTTTGAGAAACGCAGAAATACTCCTGTTAAATATAACCGGGAGATATGGGATAAGACAG TGGAAGCAATAAAGAAGGTGGAAGAAATAAAACGAAAACGGCAGGCCAGATACATCATGAACAG ATTAAAGAAGGGCAAAGAATTGGAAAAGGAAGAGGTCATCAAGGAAGTGAAGAAGAATATTCACCTCATCAAAGCTCCACACGCAG GAAAACCCAAACAAATGGAGGAGAAAATGATGCAGAAATTACAAGAGGATGTGGAGATGGGAGAAGAGGACATTTAA
- the LOC125970083 gene encoding protogenin B — MANFKMKVLLILVSFLHSPSVLCFSELSFITEPSDVTVLPKDPAVLDCQAHGQPPVTIKWLKNGVHLAESEHIQLLPNGSLYIPKIKHTKEESDEGFYQCLSKNKFGAILSQRSRLTIACISEFLFHPLPTEVTAGSVARFSCGVTSRPPATITWEFNQSTLPLQTDRITVLPSGVLQIHNVQAKDAGQYRCVATNIGSRQKSQEAKLTVSQGADTKTRQRPKIIAGPQNMTVSLHQTAVLECLATGNPWPIISWSRADSKPIDVYKAKVLGNGNLVISDINSKHSGVYICRATTPGTRNFTIAAANLTVKVPPSIVERPESQTRPRAGTARFICQAEGIPPPRISWLKNGEEVHLNGRIKMYNSKLVITQIIPEDDAIYQCIAESEEGSVLSLARLIVVMSEDRPSAPRNTHAETISSSAILLAWERPLYNADKVIAYSIHYMKAEGLNNEEYQVVIGNDTTSYIIDDLEPARNYSFYIVAYMPMGASRMSDQVSQHTLEDVPLRTPELRLISRNSTDIQVSWQQLPSKVSRGRVSAYKLSYRTAADNTVISVELPQNTTEYLLEGLQPDTIYLLRMAAATRMGWCEPSAWTSHRTPKTSSRKVPSAPILQLEPLNCTSIVTRWQTAPEMEAVLGYRLRYHEESQPEQPVIQLQAQTYTYTISGLDPRRRYRIKILAFSQAGDGYETDQAISTPGCVSARDQMAATPPSPDHVTILASNSSEVSLRWSRPTFPSGKAVSYTVRYTIVGTHNASGVRYLQTTQENVTMQNLEPNTRYEFVVRLHVDQISSPWSHVVYHCTKPAAPRRPPTGVRLTLIEDDTALVSWKEPAEANVVVTHYTILYASQTSWMAGRWQIIQREGSHTMALLEKLKPGNVYLVKISASNQVGDGPFSDVVELVMKRGNVQRNKNAWRSDTFQHTAVFSDGLYHIDQRSMTGIIVGVSIALACIVMCALILISKGRPRKSSNHKIVAVPPGEGLSLPHERHVENAEALIPMMSTNFIDAKGGSNIMINSTGPVMSKNQSKKWLLFNRDVSTPTEIDVEGRVHLYETGKTVLHYEEHLGTALLPPSSREIIFGPSHTETSQSSESSQETGDSGHYSNEESNEEMSNLSTSQSSKTETPDNADVAEPKASFRVEKQKCVCYHISTPDDARSGCASGGS, encoded by the exons ATGGCGAACTTTAAGATGAAAGTGTTGCTAATTTTGGTTTCCTTTCTGCATTCACCAA GTGTTTTATGTTTCAGTGAGTTGTCGTTCATCACTGAGCCCAGTGATGTGACCGTTCTACCAAAGGACCCCGCTGTCTTGGATTGCCAAGCTCACGGGCAGCCTCCAGTCACCATCAAGTGGCTGAAAAATGGTGTTCACTTGGCAGAAAGTGAGCACATCCAGCTTTTACCAAATGGCTCCTTGTACATACCAAAGATAAAGCATACCAAGGAGGAGTCAGATGAAGGATTCTACCAGTGCCTCTCCAAAAACAAATTTGGAGCCATCCTCAGCCAAAGATCACGTTTGACTATCGCAT GTATTTCAGAGTTTTTGTTCCACCCGTTGCCTACGGAGGTGACTGCGGGCTCGGTGGCCCGATTCTCATGTGGAGTCACGTCCCGACCTCCTGCAACCATCACCTGGGAGTTTAACCAAAGCACACTGCCGCTACAAACAGACAG AATCACAGTTTTGCCCAGTGGAGTCCTTCAGATCCACAATGTACAAGCGAAGGACGCCGGGCAATATCGATGTGTCGCAACTAACATCGGAAGTCGGCAGAAGAGTCAAGAGGCAAAGCTGACAGTCAGCCAAG GTGCGGACACTAAAACCCGTCAAAGGCCCAAAATCATCGCCGGACCTCAGAACATGACAGTTTCTCTCCACCAAACAGCGGTGCTGGAGTGCTTAGCCACTGGAAACCCCTGGCCTATCATTTCGTGGAGTCGCGCTGATAGTAAACCCATCGATGTATACAAAGCCAAAGTGTTGGGCAACGGGAACTTGGTTATTAGTGACATCAATTCGAAGCACAGCGGAGTCTACATCTGCAGAGCCACGACTCCCGGAACCCGCAATTTCACCATAGCTGCTGCCAATCTCACTGTCAAAG TACCACCATCGATCGTTGAGCGCCCCGAGAGCCAGACCCGTCCAAGAGCCGGTACCGCCCGTTTTATTTGCCAAGCCGAAGGAATCCCCCCTCCCCGTATTAGCTGGCTAAAGAACGGCGAAGAGGTTCATTTAAACGGACGGATTAAGATGTACAACAG TAAACTGGTGATCACCCAGATCATCCCAGAGGACGATGCTATCTATCAGTGCATAGCAGAGAGCGAAGAGGGCTCTGTGCTGTCTTTGGCACGACTTATTGTAGTCATGTCAGAGGACAGGCCCAGCGCTCCCAGGAACACCCACGCCGAGACCATCTCGAGCTCGGCCATTTTGTTGGCTTGGGAGAGACCGCTGTACAATGCTGACAAAGTCATAGCCTACTCCATCCATTATATGAAAGCCGAAG GTCTGAACAACGAGGAATACCAAGTTGTGATTGGCAACGACACAACCAGTTATATTATTGATGACCTAGAGCCTGCTAGGAATTACAGCTTCTACATCGTGGCTTACATGCCAATGGGAGCCAGTCGTATGTCTGATCAAGTCAGTCAACACACCCTGGAGGATG tGCCTCTGCGTACACCAGAGCTACGTCTGATAAGCCGCAACTCGACAGACATCCAGGTGAGCTGGCAGCAGCTTCCCTCCAAAGTGAGCCGCGGTCGGGTGTCAGCGTACAAGTTGTCCTACCGCACGGCCGCAGACAACACGGTCATCTCCGTGGAGCTGCCTCAGAATACTACAGAGTATCTCCTGGAGGGCCTCCAGCCCGACACCATCTACCTGCTCCGCATGGCCGCAGCCACCCGAATGGGTTGGTGTGAGCCCTCAGCGTGGACGTCCCACCGTACGCCCAAGACATCCAGTCGCAAAG TGCCCTCAGCCCCTATTCTTCAACTTGAGCCGCTTAACTGCACTTCCATTGTGACGCGCTGGCAAACCGCCCCGGAGATGGAGGCTGTCCTTGGCTATCGCTTGCGTTACCATGAGGAAAGTCAACCGGAACAGCCCGTCATCCAGCTGCAAGCTCAGACCTACACCTACACCATCAGCGGCCTTG ATCCCAGGCGAAGATATCGTATCAAGATCCTGGCTTTTAGTCAAGCAGGAGACGGCTATGAGACAGACCAAGCCATCAGTACCCCTGGATGTGTCT CGGCAAGAGACCAAATGGCAGCCACCCCTCCATCGCCTGATCATGTGACTATCCTGGCCAGTAATTCCTCTGAAGTTTCTTTACGTTGGAGCCGTCCCACTTTCCCGTCTGGGAAGGCCGTCAGCTACACTGTCCGTTACACGATTGTGGGCACACACAATGCATCCGGCGTACGCTACCTCCAAAC CACCCAAGAAAATGTGACCATGCAAAATTTAGAGCCAAACACTCGCTATGAGTTTGTGGTACGCCTTCACGTGGATCAGATATCGAGCCCTTGGAGCCATGTGGTTTACCATTGCACAAAACCAGCAG CTCCGAGACGACCACCTACAGGAGTGAGACTAACTCTGATCGAGGATGACACGGCGTTGGTATCGTGGAaggagccggccgaggccaacGTGGTGGTTACACATTACACCATACTTTACGCTTCCCAGACATCCTGGATGGCCGGACGCTGGCAAATAATTCAAAGAGAGG GAAGCCATACAATGGCTCTTCTGGAGAAGCTCAAACCAGGGAATGTCTACCTGGTGAAGATCTCTGCCTCCAACCAGGTGGGGGACGGGCCTTTTTCTGACGTCGTCGAGCTGGTTATGAAACGTGGAAATGTCCAACGCAACAAAAACGCCTGGCGCTCGGATACTTTTCAGCATACCGCAG tcttctCAGATGGTCTTTACCACATAGACCAGAGATCCATGACTGGTATCATCGTTGGCGTTAGCATCGCCTTGGCCTGTATTGTAATGTGTGCCTTGATCCTCATCAGTAAAGGGAGACCAAG GAAATCTTCTAACCACAAGATTGTTGCTGTGCCGCCTGGCGAAGGCTTGTCTTTGCCTCACGAGCGCCACGTCGAGAACGCTGAGGCTCTCATTCCCATGATGAGTACCAACTTCATAGATGCCAAA GGTGGATCTAATATAATGATAAATAGCACGGGTCCTGTCATGAGCAAAAATCAAAGCAAGAAGTGGCTTCTTTTTAACAGAGATGTCAGTACACCAACTGAGATTGAT gttgaaGGGAGGGTCCATTTGTATGAAACTGGCAAAACCGTTCTACACTATGAGGAGCATTTAGGCACCGCGCTGCTGCCTCCATCATCTCGGGAGATCATCTTCGGACCTTCCCACACCGAGACCTCGCAAAGCAGCGAGAGCAGCCAAGAGACGGGAGACTCCGGACATTACTCCAACGAGGAAAGCAATGAAGAGATGAGCAATCTGTCGACTAGTCAAAGCTCCAAAACAGAAACTCCGGATAATGCAGATGTAGCCGAGCCGAAGGCGTCTTTCCGGGTAGAAAAGCAAAAGTGTGTTTGCTACCATATCTCCACCCCGGATGATGCTCGATCCGGCTGCGCTTCGGGTGGCAGCTAG
- the ighmbp2 gene encoding DNA-binding protein SMUBP-2 codes for MAVEKFVSKTLELLQEEREAEIDETRAWKENISLKELQNKGVCLLKLHVASQSTGLYGRTVLVLEPRKHLGLSSLPSNSFGPGDIVGLYDSSGINEMSQISTGIVTRVSQTSISVAFDDSKDGLSFDTEGPYSLLKLANDVTYKRMKRALNTLNGYNSGPSANLINVLFGEAKPSSHSQPHEVKFFNSNLDDSQREAVTFALSQRELAVIHGPPGTGKTTTVVEIILQAVKQGQKVLCCAPSNVAVDNLVERLARCKAKVLRLGHPARLLESIQKHSLDAILAKSDNANIIADIRKDIDKAFMGMKKKSEKGERGNLRREIGELRKELKTREATALVQILKSADIVLSTNTGACDDGPLKFLPADHFDWAVIDECAQSLESSCWIALLRARKCILSGDYKQLPATIKSHGAAAKGLSLSLMERLIQMYGDLVVRMLTVQYRMNSAIMEWASKEMYQGRLTAHSSVEAHLLKDLPGVTCVEETSTPLFLIDTASCGLTEMEVADEQSKGNQGEVDIVALHIKALTEAGVNAKDIAVIAPYNLQVDLLRQKLSARHPELEIKSVDGFQGREKEAVVLSLVRSNRKGEVGFLAEDRRINVAVTRARRHVAIVCDTQTVQNHDFLKTLVHHITEYGEVRTAFEYLQDIVPQNYIRDHKDTKSDTLTTQKAERKKAKAVPKKSNGSNTNATKHNNPIKQCTPTPAEEEQKKKQQGEIREMVENFLKNLSKSELEFPPLFNSHDRLLVHQIAEELGLTHQSKGEGKERCITISRPTAPKEEEKEESEATVASQEQATPQHPPKESTPESVLDLKSLHIERMKREQQKREENGQQKKQQQISVATKKSAPAKGKKPTKAGACEIAAAASPDDDFDALIRAVVKADSVCGFVKCKASVLTLGQLCLFCNRQYCLSHHIPEVHGCGDKAKTHARIRISKEGVLYAGSGTKDKSMDPTKKAHLHRKLDSKLKDMATQRKTKNKEKDG; via the exons ATGGCAGTGGAAAAATTCGTTTCAAAGACACTGGAACTTCTCCAAGAAGAGAGGGAAGCTGAAATAGATGAAACCAG GGCATGGAAGGAGAACATCTCACTCAAGGAGCTTCAAAACAAAGGAGTGTGTCTACTAAAACTTCACGTTGCAAGTCAGTCCACAGGCCTGTATGGTCGAACCGTTCTTGTCCTTGAGCCAAGAAAGCATCTTGGCCTCTCATCTCTTCCGAGCAATAGCTTTGGACCTG ggGATATTGTTGGTTTGTATGACTCCAGTGGAATCAATGAGATGTCTCAGATCAGCACAGGCATTGTGACACGGGTCAGCCAGACCTCCATAAGTGTGGCTTTTGATGATTCAAAGGATGGGCTCAGTTTTGATACTGAGGGTCCATACAGTCTCTTAAAGTTGGCAAATGATGTAACTTATAAACGAATGAAAAG GGCTTTAAATACGTTAAATGGATACAACAGTGGACCATCTGCAAATCTGATCAATGTTCTCTTTGGAGAAGCTAAACCTTCTTCTCATTCCCAGCCAC ATGAAGTTAAATTCTTTAACTCAAACTTGGATGATTCCCAAAGAGAAGCAGTGACTTTTGCTTTATCTCAGCGAGAACTGGCAGTGATTCACGGACCTCCAGGAACTGGGAAAACCACTACAGTAGTGGAGATCATTCTGCAAGCTGTCAAACAAGGCCAAAAG GTTTTATGCTGTGCCCCTTCAAATGTGGCGGTGGACAATTTAGTAGAGAGATTAGCCCGGTGCAAGGCTAAAGTTCTGAGGCTTGGTCACCCTGCCAGACTGCTGGAGTCAATACAAAAGCATTCGCTGGATGCCATCCTCGCCAAGAGTGACAACGCCAACATTATTGCTGATATACGCAAAGACATTGACAAAGCTTTT ATGGGAATGAAGAAGAAGAGTGAAAAAGGAGAGCGGGGCAACCTCAGGAGAGAAATAGGTGAACTGAGAAAGGAGCTGAAAACCAGGGAAGCCACGGCCTTGGTCCAGATTCTGAAAAGTGCCGACATTGTGTTATCAACCAACACAG GTGCGTGTGATGATGGGCCTCTGAAGTTCCTGCCGGCCGATCATTTTGACTGGGCAGTGATTGACGAGTGCGCCCAGTCGCTGGAGAGCAGCTGCTGGATTGCTCTGCTTCGAGCGCGCAAGTGCATTCTGTCAGGAGACTACAAGCAGTTACCAGCTACCATCAAATCACACGG GGCAGCTGCAAAAGGCTTGTCCCTCAGTCTAATGGAGCGACTCATCCAGATGTATGGAGACTTAGTTGTGCGTATGCTAACAGTACAGTACCGCATGAACAGTGCCATCATGGAATGGGCCTCCAAAGAGATGTACCAAGGAAGACTGACGGCACACAGCTCAGTGGAGGCACATTTGTTAAA AGATCTACCTGGAGTCACCTGTGTGGAAGAAACCAGCACACCTCTTTTTCTCATTGACACTGCCAGCTGCGGTCTGACGGAAATGGAGGTGGCAGATGAGCAATCCAAAGGCAACCAAG gTGAGGTTGACATCGTAGCGCTGCACATTAAAGCGTTGACTGAAGCTGGGGTGAATGCCAAAGACATCGCCGTAATTGCGCCGTACAATTTACAA GTTGACCTTCTGCGTCAGAAACTTTCTGCAAGGCATCCAGAGCTGGAAATCAAGTCAGTGGATGGTTTTCAAGGCAGAGAGAAAGAAGCTGTGGTTTTGTCTTTAGTCCGATCCAATCGAAAAG GTGAAGTCGGATTTCTGGCGGAGGACAGAAGGATAAACGTGGCCGTCACACGTGCGAGACGTCACGTGGCCATCGTGTGTGACACCCAGACGGTTCAGAACCACGATTTCCTCAAGACGCTGGTCCATCACATCACAGAGTACGGCGAGGTCCGAACAGCATTTGAATACCTACAAGACATTGTCCCGCAGAATTACATCCGTGACCACAAAGACACAAAGTCTGACACTTTGACGACACAGAAGGCAGAGAGAAAGAAAGCCAAAGCGGTTCCGAAGAAATCAAATGGAAGTAATACAAacgcaacaaaacacaacaatcCCATCAAGCAGTGCACACCAACACCCGCTGAGGAGgaacagaagaaaaaacaacaaggtGAAATTCGAGAAATGGTGGAGAACTTTCTGAAGAACCTCAGTAAGAGTGAACTCGAGTTCCCGCCGTTGTTCAACTCTCACGACCGACTGCTGGTACACCAGATTGCCGAAGAGCTGGGCCTCACACACCAGAGTAAAGGCGAGGGCAAAGAAAGGTGTATCACCATCTCCAGGCCAACAGCACcaaaggaggaggaaaaagaagagagTGAGGCAACAGTCGCTTCCCAGGAGCAGGCCACTCCTCAACACCCCCCGAAGGAATCAACACCTGAATCTGTGTTGGATTTAAAAAGTTTACATATTGAGCGAATGAAGAGGGAACAGCAGAAAAGGGAAGAAAATGGTCAAcaaaagaagcagcagcaaaTTTCGGTTGCTACAAAGAAGTCCGCCCCTGCTAAAG GAAAGAAGCCGACCAAAGCCGGCGCCTGTGAAATAGCGGCGGCTGCTTCACCGGATGATGACTTTGACGCCCTCATCCGCGCCGTGGTGAAGGCAGACAGCGTGTGCGGTTTTGTCAAGTGTAAAGCCTCAGTGCTAACTCTTGGACAGCTTTGCCTTTTCTGCAACAGGCAATATTGCCTCAGTCACCACATACCAGAG GTGCACGGCTGTGGCGATAAAGCCAAGACTCACGCTCGAATCAGGATTAGCAAGGAGGGTGTTCTTTACGCCGGCAGCGGAACAAAAGACAAATCCATGGACCCCACTAAGAAAGCGCATCTACACAGGAAACTGGACTCGAAACTCAAAGATATGGCAACAcagaggaaaacaaaaaacaaagagaaGGATGGTTGA